Proteins co-encoded in one Metabacillus sp. KUDC1714 genomic window:
- a CDS encoding DUF418 domain-containing protein, translated as MTDKSSRILLLDIIRGVALLGILLVNMRTFHSPDFLKNYYGITTTYHGADHFLSLFYQLFIQMKFYPIFAFLFGLGFYLFIMKTNGLSLFIKRMIFLLMIGLIHLIFLWYGDILHLYAVTGLLLLFFHKLSSKKILYWSFAFLTLYHVLLGASVFLPTDSGFDQHLIMKKIDTYSIIYEDATYKEWLFYRIKIEVIPILTQLPIAMVPILGMFLLGLYAGKQKLFVYNDSNRLQIKTLCKWSFLMSLPIIFANGLILSDLNISPVWEALTHFLTSLSGITLCIFYMSSLYLLIEHTTFKKRFIPFSYVGRMALTNYLLQTIVSLCFFRVFHLYEKINLVEGTFFSFLLFSSQVLFSYFWLTYFQIGPVEWLWRSFTYGKFVPFKKVKQRS; from the coding sequence ATGACTGATAAAAGTAGTAGGATTTTGTTATTGGATATTATACGAGGTGTTGCCCTTCTAGGTATATTGCTTGTCAATATGCGAACCTTTCATTCACCAGATTTTTTGAAGAATTATTATGGGATCACTACCACCTATCATGGTGCTGACCATTTTCTATCACTATTTTACCAGTTGTTTATTCAAATGAAATTTTATCCAATATTCGCTTTTCTTTTTGGATTAGGCTTCTATTTATTCATCATGAAAACAAATGGTCTATCCCTATTCATTAAAAGAATGATCTTTTTACTAATGATAGGTCTTATTCATCTTATTTTTCTTTGGTACGGAGATATTTTGCACCTTTATGCGGTAACGGGCCTTTTACTTTTATTTTTTCATAAGCTTTCAAGCAAAAAAATCCTTTACTGGTCCTTTGCTTTCCTAACTTTATATCATGTATTACTTGGTGCAAGTGTATTCTTACCTACTGATTCTGGTTTCGATCAACATCTTATTATGAAAAAGATAGATACATACTCAATAATTTATGAGGACGCTACTTATAAAGAATGGCTTTTTTATAGAATTAAGATAGAGGTAATACCAATTCTCACACAGCTACCAATAGCAATGGTCCCAATTTTAGGTATGTTTTTATTAGGGTTGTATGCGGGAAAGCAGAAGTTATTTGTTTATAATGATTCAAATCGATTACAAATTAAGACATTGTGTAAATGGAGTTTTCTTATGAGTTTACCGATTATTTTTGCTAATGGATTGATTTTGTCGGATTTAAATATAAGTCCTGTTTGGGAAGCACTTACCCATTTCCTTACAAGTCTCAGCGGGATAACACTTTGCATTTTTTATATGAGTTCGCTCTATTTGCTTATAGAACATACAACTTTCAAGAAACGTTTTATACCCTTTAGCTATGTAGGACGTATGGCTTTAACAAATTATTTACTTCAAACAATTGTTTCGCTTTGTTTTTTCCGCGTTTTTCATCTATATGAAAAAATCAACTTAGTTGAGGGAACATTTTTCAGTTTTTTGTTATTTTCTTCTCAAGTACTGTTTAGCTACTTCTGGCTTACATATTTTCAAATTGGACCCGTTGAGTGGCTTTGGCGTTCATTTACTTATGGAAAATTCGTCCCTTTTAAAAAGGTTAAACAAAGATCATAA
- a CDS encoding phenylacetate--CoA ligase family protein, producing MSSLFEKKLKKVSMPLTITKFFDGTLHPDKMSAQQIEQYHLESLKQIVLKAYEKNGFYRKKLDEVNVKPTDIQQISDLSKLPFLTKDELRGKPYLLLTCDKQEIALVQVSTGTTGGEEIYMMYTWNDYYLHDLAPRYPELFPVDPGDVCLNALPYEMSAAGLAFHKTFMEGCEATVIPAGKGGAYSTAKKTLKMIRDLTPNIVITTPSWAMLLAEEASEQNFDLKTLQLKKLWITGEGCSPSFRQRLEELWGVTANFFYGSLECGVLGIECDAHDGYHLAQAHAIVEIVDPKTGESLDEGEIGEIVVTSALRYDTPILRFRTGDLGYIESESCSCGVTMPKFYLRGRVVDQIRYNGTSLSPFYLEEFLMREPEIGNWFEFVLKKEGDNDVINVRCELAETVEPSEHLADSLASRMEFASGIPFVFEFVEKLPRPQGKTVRVVYE from the coding sequence ATGAGTTCGTTGTTTGAAAAAAAACTAAAAAAAGTGAGTATGCCTTTAACCATTACCAAATTCTTTGATGGGACCCTCCATCCAGATAAAATGTCAGCACAACAGATAGAACAATATCATCTTGAATCACTTAAACAAATTGTTCTAAAGGCATATGAAAAAAATGGTTTTTACCGGAAAAAGCTTGATGAGGTTAATGTGAAACCGACTGATATTCAACAAATAAGTGACTTAAGTAAATTACCTTTCTTAACTAAAGATGAGCTTCGAGGAAAACCATATCTTCTTTTAACATGTGACAAACAGGAAATTGCACTTGTTCAAGTATCAACTGGCACCACAGGTGGAGAAGAAATTTATATGATGTATACGTGGAATGACTACTACTTGCATGATCTAGCCCCGAGATATCCTGAATTATTTCCAGTAGATCCTGGCGATGTTTGTTTAAATGCACTTCCATATGAAATGAGTGCAGCGGGTTTAGCATTTCATAAAACATTTATGGAAGGCTGTGAAGCAACTGTCATCCCAGCAGGGAAGGGTGGAGCGTATTCAACCGCTAAGAAAACATTAAAAATGATTCGCGATTTAACGCCAAACATTGTGATTACCACTCCATCATGGGCAATGCTTTTGGCAGAGGAAGCGAGTGAACAAAACTTCGATTTAAAAACGCTACAGTTAAAGAAATTATGGATTACTGGTGAAGGCTGTTCTCCTTCTTTTCGTCAACGCCTTGAAGAATTATGGGGGGTGACCGCTAACTTCTTTTATGGAAGTCTTGAATGTGGTGTATTAGGTATTGAATGTGATGCACATGATGGATACCATTTAGCACAAGCACATGCAATTGTTGAAATTGTTGATCCCAAAACTGGAGAATCACTAGATGAAGGTGAAATTGGAGAAATTGTTGTAACAAGTGCGCTTCGCTACGATACACCGATTTTACGTTTCCGTACTGGTGATCTAGGATATATTGAATCGGAATCTTGTTCATGTGGGGTAACTATGCCAAAGTTTTATTTGCGAGGAAGAGTTGTTGACCAAATTCGCTACAATGGCACATCTTTATCACCTTTTTACCTTGAAGAATTTTTAATGCGTGAGCCTGAAATCGGAAACTGGTTTGAATTTGTTTTGAAAAAAGAAGGAGACAATGACGTTATTAACGTACGTTGTGAGCTTGCAGAAACTGTTGAGCCCTCAGAGCATTTAGCAGATTCCTTAGCTAGTAGAATGGAATTCGCATCAGGCATTCCATTTGTTTTTGAATTTGTTGAAAAGCTACCACGTCCACAAGGAAAGACAGTCAGAGTTGTTTATGAATAG
- a CDS encoding phenylacetate--CoA ligase family protein: MDTHKKMAALNEVLAYAKTSNYYSNRIPQLPIKSLADLAHIPFTTKNDLRSQSPYGLLPSQAESLSQYHESSGTTGQPVSVWYSDKDLDEITSRIATCGVNFNQEDIVLIRFPYALSTISHFMHRTVQKQRGCVVPADSRTTVTPMPKVINLLRNLNVTVLACISLQAIMLAEVAEMQGLNPKTDFPFLRAICTAGEPLTPYRRSLIEGIWGVPVFDNYGMTEIGTAMIDCPSQQMHLFDDCFHIEVLQDDFQTEVNDGECGNLVVTTLRKRATPMIRYATGDIVQVKHSKCLCGASCSFVIRGRKDDMITINSVQFDLYEVEKIISKLPARRFWSVGNWKNHLYLFVEQESEHDMVPKEYIDSLKTAYGIDLSIFLLEKGTLYDRKDPLSFGMKAKPRYYLTEKETQSLLTQIKIF; the protein is encoded by the coding sequence ATGGACACACATAAGAAGATGGCAGCATTAAACGAAGTGCTTGCTTACGCCAAAACGTCCAATTATTATTCAAATCGTATTCCACAGCTACCAATAAAGTCACTTGCTGATTTAGCCCACATTCCTTTTACAACCAAAAATGATTTGCGTTCACAATCACCTTATGGACTTTTGCCAAGTCAGGCAGAATCTTTATCTCAGTATCATGAATCATCTGGAACAACTGGCCAACCCGTTTCTGTATGGTATAGCGATAAAGATTTAGATGAAATTACGAGCCGGATCGCGACATGTGGTGTTAATTTTAACCAGGAAGACATTGTCCTCATCCGTTTTCCATATGCTCTCTCAACGATCTCACACTTTATGCATCGAACTGTGCAAAAACAAAGAGGATGTGTCGTACCTGCAGATAGTCGCACAACGGTAACACCTATGCCAAAAGTGATCAATTTATTAAGGAATTTAAATGTAACCGTGCTTGCGTGTATTTCCTTACAAGCAATTATGCTAGCAGAAGTAGCGGAAATGCAGGGGTTAAACCCAAAAACGGACTTTCCATTCCTAAGGGCCATTTGTACAGCTGGTGAACCATTAACACCGTACAGAAGATCTTTAATAGAAGGCATTTGGGGTGTCCCAGTATTTGATAATTATGGAATGACAGAGATTGGAACAGCAATGATTGATTGTCCTTCCCAACAGATGCATTTGTTCGATGATTGCTTTCACATTGAGGTTTTACAAGATGACTTTCAAACAGAAGTAAACGATGGTGAATGTGGTAACTTAGTTGTTACTACATTACGAAAACGAGCCACCCCGATGATACGCTATGCTACAGGAGATATTGTTCAGGTTAAACATAGCAAATGTTTATGTGGAGCTAGCTGTTCATTTGTTATTCGAGGAAGAAAAGATGACATGATCACAATAAATTCCGTCCAATTTGATTTGTATGAAGTCGAAAAAATCATATCCAAATTACCTGCAAGACGATTTTGGTCGGTTGGTAATTGGAAAAATCACCTCTATCTATTTGTCGAACAAGAATCTGAGCATGATATGGTGCCAAAGGAATATATTGACTCACTTAAAACTGCCTACGGTATAGACCTCTCTATCTTCCTTTTAGAAAAAGGAACCCTTTATGATCGGAAGGATCCTTTATCCTTTGGTATGAAGGCGAAGCCTCGCTATTATTTAACTGAAAAAGAAACACAAAGCCTATTAACACAAATAAAAATTTTTTAA
- a CDS encoding cold-inducible protein YdjO-related protein — MRFQQQVEKPPEVTLKIWTCASEDCNGWMRDNFKSDEKPNCPLCGHTMVEDERTLPVLENFSAVSLKKE, encoded by the coding sequence ATGAGATTTCAACAGCAAGTTGAAAAACCACCAGAGGTAACATTAAAGATATGGACTTGTGCCTCAGAAGACTGTAATGGTTGGATGAGAGACAATTTTAAATCTGACGAAAAACCAAATTGTCCACTTTGTGGACACACTATGGTTGAAGATGAACGTACATTACCTGTTTTAGAAAATTTTTCTGCAGTTAGCTTAAAAAAAGAATAA
- a CDS encoding CAP domain-containing protein, whose amino-acid sequence MLKKIILATTILMSALPTVSHGQIKTFKEPPFEFYKVSPGDTFWYIAQRYGLDYRKLMELNPTVEPRNMHVGEVIRLKATASSPSGFEEQVVQLVNQQRAKAGLKPLTHRADVKNVAQKKAEDMINSNYFSHTSPNYGSPFDMLKTFGISYSYAGENIAKGQKTPQEVMNAWMNSSGHRANILKPEFDTIGVGFYHGAWVQMFIKAR is encoded by the coding sequence ATGCTAAAAAAAATAATTTTGGCTACAACCATTTTGATGTCAGCACTACCTACTGTTTCTCATGGTCAAATCAAGACCTTTAAAGAACCACCATTTGAATTTTATAAAGTGTCACCAGGAGATACTTTTTGGTACATAGCACAGCGTTACGGACTAGATTATCGAAAACTTATGGAATTAAATCCAACAGTTGAACCAAGAAATATGCACGTAGGAGAAGTTATTCGCTTAAAAGCAACTGCATCAAGTCCAAGTGGATTTGAAGAACAGGTTGTACAATTAGTTAATCAACAAAGAGCAAAAGCTGGATTAAAACCTCTTACACATCGCGCTGATGTGAAAAATGTTGCCCAGAAAAAAGCTGAAGATATGATCAATTCAAATTATTTTTCTCATACAAGTCCAAACTATGGTTCACCATTTGATATGTTAAAAACATTTGGAATAAGCTATTCCTATGCTGGAGAAAACATTGCAAAAGGCCAAAAAACTCCACAAGAAGTGATGAATGCATGGATGAACTCATCAGGTCATAGAGCAAACATATTAAAACCAGAATTTGATACAATTGGTGTTGGGTTTTATCATGGTGCATGGGTTCAGATGTTTATTAAGGCGAGATAA
- a CDS encoding 3-dehydroquinate synthase II, which produces MQQKARQVWYDGRGVSVENMDVWELINHSPIDKVLVSLKQRQDGYFPQKISFITEVTENEELEQVPTGDVVFSDDQEILTNAKKSGYKTCIFYSVDNREMLERCSREASNYDFAAVDFDLPTNIPLELIIARLEESNTILLRAVNTAIDTEIAYGTLEKGSDGVLFTTSDIDEVKRLTTFMSKQSLPILELHPMVVTEVMHAGMGVRACIDTTGIMTQDEGMIIGSTSGGGVFVCSETHYLPYMNLRPFRVNAGAVHSYVWQPEDAAEYLSDLKAGDKVLCVNTKGETRVLTVGRIKTEVRPMLLIKGNVGDRELNVIVQDDWHIRIMSADGKPRNASTIQPGDELLAYVCEPGRHVGVKVSETIIEK; this is translated from the coding sequence ATGCAACAAAAAGCAAGACAAGTTTGGTATGACGGTAGAGGAGTTTCAGTTGAAAATATGGATGTATGGGAGTTAATTAATCATTCTCCTATTGATAAAGTATTGGTTTCATTAAAACAGCGTCAGGATGGATACTTTCCTCAAAAAATATCCTTTATTACAGAAGTAACAGAGAACGAAGAGCTTGAACAGGTGCCAACAGGTGATGTTGTGTTTTCTGATGATCAAGAAATTTTAACAAATGCTAAAAAATCAGGCTATAAAACATGTATTTTTTATTCAGTAGATAATCGAGAAATGTTAGAACGATGTTCAAGAGAAGCAAGTAATTATGACTTTGCTGCAGTAGATTTTGACCTACCGACAAACATTCCACTTGAATTAATTATTGCTAGATTAGAAGAAAGCAACACAATTTTATTACGTGCTGTAAACACGGCGATTGATACCGAGATTGCTTATGGAACGCTAGAAAAGGGTAGTGATGGTGTTCTGTTTACTACATCTGATATTGATGAGGTTAAACGACTAACTACATTTATGTCGAAGCAATCTTTGCCTATTTTAGAATTGCATCCAATGGTCGTCACTGAAGTAATGCATGCAGGTATGGGAGTTCGAGCATGTATTGATACAACAGGAATCATGACTCAAGATGAAGGGATGATCATTGGTTCTACATCTGGTGGAGGAGTATTTGTTTGCTCTGAGACACATTATCTCCCTTATATGAACTTAAGACCTTTCCGTGTAAATGCTGGTGCTGTTCACTCATATGTTTGGCAGCCAGAAGACGCTGCTGAGTATTTAAGTGATTTGAAAGCTGGAGATAAAGTTCTTTGTGTTAATACAAAGGGGGAAACTCGAGTTCTAACAGTTGGTCGGATTAAAACAGAGGTACGCCCAATGTTATTGATAAAAGGAAATGTTGGAGATCGCGAATTAAATGTCATTGTTCAAGATGACTGGCACATCCGGATTATGAGTGCTGATGGAAAACCTCGAAATGCGTCAACGATTCAACCTGGTGATGAGTTACTTGCCTATGTATGTGAACCAGGAAGGCATGTAGGGGTTAAAGTAAGTGAAACAATTATTGAAAAATAG
- a CDS encoding tetratricopeptide repeat protein: MGKKVRTQYRQNLISTLIKSNPYIRPENVLREIEPKQEVAAVLEPVKELVHERVQQLVDEVVDEPVQIPSPESIPAQIQLSLEALVDELVDILVQDQDQSFSNQNNSIKTENSNKSNKSKVNGSYSNQTREKNVNKEQSQVSSKVSIPQNEPLNAAIELHNEGIMGNKQAVKSAYNSLKDLAKQDKNNLEIQAYLGSATTLLGRDANSVTDKMKYALEGLKLLDAVVESAPNLVIARLLRGNVSFRLPEMYFQRTSTAIEDFSFLVQAYEKDSSILTESEYNEVLKNVIEACKRSNQLEKASMFQNKSKTVNGEGKVKGNSTSSKQSSSKSSTKAKKNSKGKGLTDEAINIYERALNGSSVEVQEAIEFFENFVLTNSAPEVEMAYLDVQSMQGRDSINTYDMFGSAIKSLKAMDSLVNEYPSNRDLRLVRANHSLRLPENFFRRAATAVSDIEFLLKEYENDPTYLTEETYHQLLFDLGCAYERLEMIAEANETWNRLLKTKTSLSEVMQQKVYDKREVYAFQEINLSKYSTSNKDQFYNMAKELHYLGAKGSKKAAKQSLEAWEKALKAYPNCEVANTYYAASAALMGKHASDPQEMFGETIKALKILKTSIKTDNPELLYLRGSIYHALPEGFFHSSDKAIKDLKAVKSAYESNREKPRISHEQYVKLLFDLGQLYKKTSFLDNAEKTFITLLKVAPESKYAQRLVSQGVNKE, encoded by the coding sequence GTGGGAAAAAAGGTTAGAACACAGTACCGACAAAATTTAATTTCAACTTTAATAAAATCAAACCCGTATATTAGACCAGAAAATGTTTTAAGAGAAATAGAACCAAAACAAGAAGTAGCAGCAGTACTAGAGCCTGTAAAAGAACTAGTACATGAACGGGTACAACAACTAGTAGATGAAGTAGTGGATGAACCTGTTCAAATTCCTAGCCCAGAATCAATACCAGCACAAATTCAGTTATCATTAGAAGCATTAGTAGATGAACTTGTAGATATATTAGTTCAAGATCAAGACCAATCTTTCAGTAATCAAAACAATTCCATCAAAACAGAGAACTCAAATAAAAGCAACAAATCTAAGGTCAATGGGTCTTATTCTAATCAAACAAGAGAAAAGAACGTAAACAAAGAGCAATCACAAGTGTCAAGTAAAGTTTCAATTCCACAAAATGAGCCATTAAATGCAGCTATTGAATTACACAATGAGGGGATAATGGGAAACAAGCAAGCAGTTAAAAGTGCATATAACTCATTAAAAGATTTAGCAAAGCAAGATAAAAATAATTTAGAAATCCAAGCTTATTTAGGCAGTGCTACTACTTTACTTGGAAGAGATGCAAATAGTGTAACAGATAAAATGAAGTATGCATTAGAAGGCTTGAAGCTGTTAGATGCAGTAGTTGAATCAGCTCCAAATCTAGTAATTGCTAGACTGTTAAGAGGAAATGTTTCTTTTCGATTACCTGAAATGTATTTTCAACGAACTAGTACTGCAATTGAAGATTTTTCATTTTTAGTCCAGGCTTATGAAAAAGACTCTTCCATTCTTACTGAAAGTGAATATAACGAAGTTTTAAAAAATGTAATTGAGGCATGCAAACGATCGAATCAACTTGAAAAAGCAAGCATGTTTCAAAATAAATCGAAAACTGTAAATGGTGAAGGTAAGGTAAAAGGAAACTCAACATCTAGTAAACAATCTTCATCTAAATCTTCAACAAAGGCAAAAAAAAACAGCAAGGGTAAAGGACTAACTGATGAAGCCATTAATATCTATGAAAGAGCATTAAATGGTAGTTCAGTTGAAGTGCAAGAGGCAATCGAATTCTTTGAAAACTTTGTATTAACGAATTCTGCACCTGAGGTTGAAATGGCTTACTTAGATGTGCAGTCAATGCAAGGAAGAGATTCGATAAACACGTATGATATGTTTGGCAGTGCGATAAAATCATTGAAAGCTATGGATAGTCTTGTAAATGAATACCCTTCTAATCGTGATCTCCGACTTGTCCGTGCAAATCACAGTTTACGTTTACCAGAAAACTTTTTTAGACGTGCAGCTACAGCTGTAAGTGATATTGAGTTCCTCTTAAAAGAATATGAGAATGATCCTACCTATTTAACAGAGGAAACCTATCACCAGCTTTTATTTGACCTAGGTTGTGCCTATGAAAGGCTTGAAATGATAGCGGAAGCAAATGAAACATGGAACAGGTTATTAAAAACTAAAACTAGTTTAAGTGAGGTAATGCAGCAAAAAGTGTATGACAAGAGAGAAGTGTATGCTTTTCAAGAGATAAATCTTTCTAAATATTCAACATCAAATAAAGATCAATTTTATAACATGGCGAAAGAACTTCATTATCTAGGTGCAAAAGGGAGCAAAAAAGCTGCAAAGCAAAGCTTAGAAGCTTGGGAAAAAGCGCTGAAAGCATATCCAAATTGTGAAGTTGCGAACACGTATTACGCGGCATCAGCTGCTTTAATGGGCAAGCATGCAAGTGACCCCCAAGAAATGTTCGGAGAAACGATTAAAGCATTAAAGATTTTAAAAACATCAATTAAGACAGATAATCCTGAATTATTATATTTAAGAGGTTCAATCTATCATGCCTTACCAGAGGGCTTCTTCCATTCAAGTGATAAAGCAATAAAAGACCTTAAGGCTGTAAAATCTGCATATGAAAGTAATCGTGAAAAACCGCGAATTTCACATGAGCAATATGTAAAGCTTTTATTTGATTTAGGACAATTATATAAAAAAACGAGTTTCCTAGATAATGCTGAAAAAACATTTATAACACTCTTAAAAGTGGCTCCTGAATCTAAATATGCGCAACGACTAGTAAGTCAGGGGGTTAATAAAGAATGA
- a CDS encoding alpha/beta-type small acid-soluble spore protein: protein MASNGNNSNQLVVPGAAQAIDQMKYEIASEFGVNLGGETTSRANGSVGGEITKRLVSFAQSQMSGGAR from the coding sequence ATGGCAAGCAATGGTAATAACTCAAATCAACTAGTGGTACCTGGTGCTGCTCAGGCGATCGACCAAATGAAATATGAAATCGCGTCAGAATTTGGTGTAAACCTTGGTGGAGAAACAACATCTCGTGCAAATGGATCAGTTGGTGGAGAAATCACAAAACGTTTAGTTTCTTTTGCTCAATCACAAATGAGTGGCGGAGCAAGATAA
- a CDS encoding H-type small acid-soluble spore protein, producing MDMNRVRQILSSPADIKVMYNGSSIWIDELHEDQEMVTCHLRGPLEERTQVAVSELIEE from the coding sequence ATGGATATGAATCGGGTTAGACAAATTCTCTCTTCTCCAGCTGATATTAAAGTAATGTACAATGGAAGTTCGATATGGATTGATGAATTGCACGAAGATCAAGAAATGGTTACATGCCATTTAAGAGGACCACTTGAGGAAAGAACACAAGTAGCAGTATCAGAGTTGATTGAAGAGTAA
- a CDS encoding tetratricopeptide repeat protein: MANGKNDWKKDFEKAITLHKKGINGDKQAAQKAYESLKNIKLQVNNHPLVEAYFGSSSALIARDHSDINEKSNYGKRGIKALDQAIKLDEDNVEIRLLRGNVALRLPEVYFKRTKTAIEDFNYLIKAFENNNRDITKDQYHEILLKLGKAYHTVGDSIRAEETWNKLLSLNNSKYKKLVAEAKKTGGE; encoded by the coding sequence TTGGCAAATGGAAAAAATGACTGGAAGAAAGATTTTGAAAAAGCCATTACTCTTCACAAAAAAGGTATTAATGGTGATAAGCAAGCAGCACAAAAGGCATATGAAAGCTTGAAAAACATTAAGCTCCAGGTAAATAATCATCCATTAGTAGAAGCTTACTTCGGAAGCTCATCAGCTTTAATCGCAAGGGACCATTCCGATATAAATGAAAAATCAAACTATGGTAAAAGAGGAATAAAAGCTCTTGATCAAGCAATTAAATTAGATGAAGATAATGTAGAAATTCGTCTATTACGAGGAAACGTAGCATTACGATTACCTGAAGTCTACTTTAAACGTACAAAAACTGCCATAGAAGATTTTAATTATTTAATCAAAGCTTTTGAAAATAATAATCGAGATATCACGAAAGATCAATATCATGAAATTTTACTAAAACTAGGTAAGGCTTACCATACAGTAGGCGACTCCATACGTGCTGAAGAAACTTGGAATAAACTATTAAGTTTAAATAATAGCAAGTATAAAAAGCTTGTTGCTGAAGCAAAGAAAACAGGGGGTGAATAA
- a CDS encoding amidohydrolase family protein produces MIIDAHTHLSDTEYGNTETYIKLIKEAGIDQGVAVPGAMLDVRKMTDYITGKSKPDNPVPDNHYVENAIKTNKNIQGFICINPHDKDVSEQLENGLKLGFKGLKLSPLSHQFSFASKGVTSLASLCGEYGFPVYSHVVYSPGASTAKFVQLAKQFPKTNFIIGHMGFGPADQEAVEAARTLPNFYLETSTGNYLHIQETVKKLGTSKVIFGSEYPLSHPAIELEKILRLQITDNEREQVLSKNIKHLLQM; encoded by the coding sequence TTGATTATTGATGCACATACGCATTTATCAGACACAGAGTATGGAAACACAGAAACGTATATAAAGCTAATAAAAGAAGCAGGGATTGATCAAGGTGTAGCGGTTCCAGGAGCTATGCTAGATGTTCGAAAAATGACGGATTATATTACAGGTAAATCCAAACCAGATAATCCAGTCCCTGATAATCATTACGTTGAAAATGCAATTAAAACGAATAAAAACATCCAAGGGTTTATTTGTATTAACCCACATGATAAAGATGTGAGTGAACAATTAGAAAATGGTCTCAAGCTTGGATTTAAAGGACTTAAGCTCTCTCCTTTATCTCATCAATTTTCATTTGCATCAAAAGGTGTTACTTCCTTAGCCTCCCTTTGTGGTGAGTACGGTTTCCCTGTTTATTCTCATGTCGTATACAGCCCTGGTGCGTCAACAGCTAAATTTGTTCAGCTAGCAAAGCAATTTCCAAAAACCAATTTTATCATAGGTCATATGGGTTTTGGTCCAGCTGATCAAGAAGCTGTTGAGGCTGCAAGAACACTTCCTAACTTCTATTTGGAAACATCCACAGGTAACTATCTTCATATTCAGGAAACTGTAAAGAAGCTTGGCACTTCAAAGGTGATTTTCGGCTCAGAATACCCTCTTTCACACCCTGCAATTGAGTTAGAAAAAATTTTAAGATTGCAAATAACCGACAATGAACGTGAACAAGTTTTAAGTAAAAATATTAAACATCTTCTACAGATGTAA
- a CDS encoding 2-amino-3,7-dideoxy-D-threo-hept-6-ulosonate synthase yields the protein MSGKEIRLKKLYHHSEKLLIVPLDHGITIGPVTGLAEINETVKAVFAGGADAVVVHKGLVRYLKDTLGSNKGELIIHLSASTSLAPEAQANRKEVVSSVEHSIRLGATAISTHVNLGSPFEAEQLRDVGLIAEECDKWGLPLLAMMYVRDGSKEHEFDPNRIRHAARVAEELGADIVKVNYSGSAESFKDVVTGVKIPVLIAGGERLNSNADLLTMIDDAVSAGANGISIGRNIFQAENPTKLCESIRSILDQ from the coding sequence ATGTCAGGAAAAGAAATACGTCTAAAGAAACTATACCACCATTCTGAGAAGTTATTAATTGTCCCATTGGATCATGGTATTACAATTGGTCCTGTTACAGGATTAGCTGAGATAAATGAAACCGTTAAAGCCGTATTTGCAGGTGGTGCAGATGCAGTAGTCGTTCATAAAGGTCTTGTTCGTTATTTAAAGGATACACTTGGTTCAAATAAAGGTGAATTAATTATTCATTTATCTGCGTCTACTTCACTAGCACCTGAAGCACAGGCAAATCGTAAGGAAGTCGTTTCTTCTGTTGAGCATTCGATTCGTTTAGGGGCAACAGCTATTTCGACTCATGTTAATTTAGGTTCACCGTTTGAAGCAGAACAGTTAAGGGATGTTGGTTTAATTGCTGAAGAATGTGACAAATGGGGTTTACCATTACTTGCGATGATGTATGTGCGTGATGGTTCGAAGGAACATGAGTTTGATCCAAATCGTATTCGGCATGCAGCCCGTGTCGCAGAAGAGCTAGGTGCAGATATTGTAAAAGTAAATTATAGTGGATCAGCTGAGTCATTTAAAGATGTGGTTACTGGAGTGAAAATTCCAGTATTAATTGCTGGTGGTGAACGACTAAATTCAAATGCTGATTTGTTAACAATGATTGACGATGCCGTATCTGCTGGTGCTAACGGGATCTCAATAGGCCGTAATATTTTTCAAGCTGAAAACCCGACAAAACTTTGTGAAAGCATTCGTTCAATTTTAGACCAATAA